The genomic DNA TATTGGCCAAGATAATTACTGTAGAAGTTAATTATATAAGTTTTGATGCGAAGATTGCAGTAGCTAATGTTGTGATTAATAGAAAAAATGATCCTCAGTTCCCTAATACTATAGAAGGGGTTATTTATGATAATAGGTATTGTGTTCAATTTCCACCAGCTCACAAGTCTAATTTTTCAAAGAAAGAGCCTAAAACAGATTGTATCATCGCAGCAAAAATGGCTTTTGAAGGTGTTAATAACGTAGATAAATGTTTATATTTTAATAATAGACCATTTAAATCAAAATCTAAAGATTTTTATAAAAAGATAGATTCAGAGTATTTTTATTATTAAATGTGAAAAATAGATATTGATAGATGCTATAATTTGATGGTATACTACCTATGTTTATAAGTAAGTTATAATAAATATAATTGAAACATATTTATTATACAGAGAGGTGAAAAATATTGAGTAAAAAATTTGCACCGATTTTTATAACAGTATTAATATGCCTGTTCGGCATTCTTCAATTAACTGGTATATCTTATTTGATTATTATTTCAGATAATATCCTATTTAGAGTTTTTGGAGTAATATTTGTTATAGTTATAATATGGGTAATTATTGCACTTATAGTTAATCTTGTAAGAAGACTAAAAGAAATAAAGGAGGAAAAAGAAGATGATCTTAGTAAATACTGATTTTATTTCCGATAAAAAGCTAGAAACTTTATCTATAGTAAAAGGTTCTACAATTCAATCAAAACATGTTGGTAAAGATATAATGAGCTCATTCAAAACCATTGTTGGTGGAGAGCTTGGTGCTTATAATAAAATGATGAATGAAGCAAGAGCGTTAGCTACAAAACGTATGGTTGAAGAAGCTGAATCATTGAATGCTGACGGTATAGTCAATATTAGATATGCATCAAGTGCTATTATGCAAGGAGCTGCAGAAGTTATTGCATATGGTACAGCAGTTAAATTTGTAGAATAATCATAATCTAGGCTATAATTGCCTAGATTTTTTGGTATTAATAATAAGAGAACTTTGTTTGCTGTAATTATTTTGACACAGAATAATAGTAGAAAGGATTAAATGATATGTACTCACATGTAGATTGTATATCTTGTATAATTAATAAAGCTAATGAGCTGGCTGATAAATATATCACTGATAAAAAAGAAAAATATAAATTCATGAATAAAGTATTACGTGACATTGCTGATACGGAATATGAAAAAACAGCACCATACATAAGTGCAAAAACAAATAGGATTTTACATAGTATAACAGGAGTAGTTGATTTTTATAAAGAAGAAAAAGTTCTGTACAATGAAAAAATGTTAGCAATGGAAAACGATATGAGAGAAATGATTGGAAAATCCAATGATAGATTAGTAGATGCTCTTAGAATAGCAATGGCAGGTAATGTAATCGATTTTGGAGCACTTAAAAATATCAGTATGGAACTTATAGAAGAGATTATCCGTAAAACCATGGATAGTGAAGTTAATGACGATGCTTATGATAAGTTTATTAATGAACTTTCCAAAGCAAAAACTATTTTATACTTAGGAGATAATACCGGTGAGGTAGTTTGTGATAAAATATTAATGGATGAAATTACCAATAAATTTCCTGATGTAACAATCTATTTTGCAACTAGAGGCGAACCAGTTCTTAACGATGTCAATGAAGAAGATGCCTATTTAGTTGGGATAGATAAATATGCTAAGATAATTAATAATGGGACTGATATACCTGGAACAGATTTAGATGAAGTATCAGATGAATTTAAAGATATTTTCTATAATAAGGCAGATGTTATCATTTCAAAAGGACAAGGGAATTTTGAAACATTATCTGGTAGCGGTCATAACATATTTTATTTATTTTTATGTAAATGTGATATGATTACAAGAATACTTAATATAGAAAAACTATCTGCAATGTTTTTGTATGAGAAGGATATTGATAAAACTTTATTATAAATATCATTTTTTCTTCTTCTTCATAACTTTTTCATATTGTTATTCTATAATTATATTAACAAATCGAAAAGGAGGCATTATATATGAAGACATTAAAAAACATTACAATAGGTTTGTTAGGAACACTATTAATAGGAACAGTAGCATTTGCAGCTACGCCTGCTGAGATTTATTCAGAAGTTACAGGAGTAACAGAAGAAGAAGCTTATGACTTAAGGCAGGATGGTCAGACTTTTGGAGAACTTGCAGAAGAAAACGGTGTGTATGAAGAATTTACAGACAAGATGCTGGAAGAAAAGATTACAATAATTGAAGACAAAGTAGATCAAGAATTACTGACAAGAGAAGAAGCTGACGAATTAATTGCTAAGCTAAAAGATAACGTTGGTAATTGTGATCCTTCTAATCCACCAAGACTAGGACAAGAAGTAGGATTGAATTGTGGAAACGGAAATGGTAAAGGAAATGGAGCATGTAATGGTGCTAGATTAAGAAATGGTAATGGAAACGGAAATGGTAACGGATATGGAAGAAACGGAGGCAGAGGTTATGGCCTCGGAAGAAAAAACTAATTAACTATACTTACTAAAAAGCAGCTTAGAAAGCTGCTTTTTTCATATCAAATATTAAATTGGAAAGTTCTATTTATTATTTCCTTGAAATCTTTTGTAGGCGTAGCCTCTTTGGTTTAAAATAAGGAGAATAATGCTATGTAGTACTTTGCTTGCATAGATAATACGCTTTTGATAAAATATAATAAATACTAATTGGTTATGGAAAGGATAGAATATGAAAGAGAAGATACTGGTTATTGATGATGAACATGGATTATTAGAAGTAGTTGAAGCATATTTACTTAAAGAAGGTTATGAAGTATTTACTGTGGATAATGGTAATGAAGCTTTATTGATGTATGATGAAATCAATCCTGATTTTATTGTATTGGATTTAATGCTTCCAGATGTTTCTGGAGAAAATATATGTAAAATTATTAGAGAGAAATCAGATGTACCTATTCTGATGTTAACTGCAAAAAATATGGAAGAGGATAAAATAAATGGATTAGCTTTAGGTGCAGATGATTATTTAACAAAACCTTTTAGTCCAAGAGAATTGGTCATGAGAATTAAGGCAATATTAAGACGAACTAATAAAGGCAAATATGGTTATGATAATACTATGATATCATTCAATAATAAAGATATACTAATTAATAAAGATGAACATATCGTGAAAAAGTCAGGTGAAATCCTTAATGTAACCCCTAATGAGTATGAGATACTTCTTCTTTTTGCAAGAAATCCTAATAAAGTTTTTACTAGGGCGCAAATAATAGACGCAGCATTAGGATATGAATTCATAGGATATGACAGGACTATAGATGCCCATATAAAAAATCTACGGAAGAAGATTGAAGATGATATAAAAGATCCAAAATATATACTAACTGTTTATGGTGTAGGATATAAGTTCAAAGGGAAACAAGACTAAAAACTGGATGTGATTTAGTATGATAAGTCTAAGTAAGAGAATTATGAAAAATTCTATAGCGATATCATTAATAACTGTTATAGTAATCATTATAATGTCTAATATTGCTATAAAATATTATTTTACTGATTATGTAGTAGAACAGAGTAAGTTGGATGATGAAGAAATAATAAACTATGTAGATAATAGCCTTCAAAATAATGGGACCATTGATAATGAAGAATTAGCATACCTTAAACAACAAGCTCATTTTAAGAATGTAGAAGTTATCTTAATGGATAAAGATAGAGAAATATTATTGATAAGTAGTATGGGTATGGGCATGGGAAAAGGAATGGGTCATAACAATATGCATAAAAATCCATATAAAGAGGATTTTGACTATGACGAACATACAATCATGTATGAAGATGAGGTGGTAGGTTATCTAAGTATAGGTCATTATAAGAATGTAATTAACGATAAAGTGAATAATGACTTCATGTATGCAATTAATATTCTGTATGTTATTTCTTTTTTCATAGCTATGTTGCTTGCTATTTTTTTAAGTCGTATTCTTGCTAGAAGACTTACACGACCTATTATCAAGATTAACGATAGTACTCATAATATATCAAAAGGTAATTATGAATGTGTCAAGAATATAAAAGCTGATACTAAGGAAATATACGAACTAGCAATATCAATTGAAGAATTAGCAAGACAACTTAGTGAACAAGAACAATTAAGGAAAAGATTAAGTAATGATATATCCCACGAACTTAGGAGTCCTCTAGCTGTTCTAAGAAGTCAGATAGAAGCCTTGATTGATGGAGTATTAGAACCTACAGAAGAAAGACTTGCTAGATTAAATGATGAAATAGTTAGAATGACCAAACTAATTAACGATCTTAATGAATTGGTAACTATCGAGAGTGAACATCTACAATTAAAAATTATGAAAATCAATCTTGCAGAAGAATTATCCACAAGCATTGATGGATTCATACCTCTTATGGAAAGTAAAGGCATCCAGTTAATTCATGAATCAGAGAGTGAAATCTACATTAATGGAGATAAGGATAGACTTAAGCAAATATTTGTTAATTTGCTCACTAATGCATATAAATATACTAATGAGGGTGGTATCATAAAAGTTATATTAACTAAAAATGAAGATGAAGCTATAATTAGATTTATTGATACAGGTATTGGAATAAAAAAAGGAGATTTATCTTATGTCTTTCAGAGATTCTACAGAGGAGACGAATCTAGGAGTAGGAAAACAGGAGGTGCTGGAATTGGATTATCAATTGTTAAAGAATTGGTAAAAGCACATGACGGGATTATAACAGTGGATAGTGAAATAGGAAAAGGATCTATATTTACTATAAAATTCAAGCTCAGTCAATAGCAAGGAGCAGATAAGGGGAATCAAAATGAGTATATGTATGTTTGCATTATCAGAAGAAAAAAAGGCAATGTTGGATATAGAAAAAATATATAAATTTGATTCACCTAGTATAATTAGTGGTGAGATGGTATTTAATGATAGCAATATATCAACTAAAAGACTTGATGAAGCTATTAATAGAGTTATAGAATTAAACGATATCATTAGAACTGGGATAATAGATGATGAAAAAGAGACTATACAACCTTATGTTTATGAAACTATTGAGATCATAGATTTAACAGATAAAACTGACAAAGAATCAGATATAATGATAAAAAATTACTTACAAGAAAAATTAATAAATAATAAATTATATTCTTTTAGAATAGTTAAATATAATTATAATAGGATTTCTGTAATAATAAAACTTCATCACATAATTTCTGATGCATGGACTATGGTGCTCATAGGTAGGAGAATCAATTTTTACTACAATTATAAAGATACAATTAACGTAGATAAAGGAATATCATATAAAGAATATGTCATGAGAAAAAATTCATATAGAAAGTCCGGTAGGTATATCAGCGATAGAGATTATTGGATAAATGAATTAAGCAGTTTTAATGATTGTACTAATAAATTATTCAAAGGTAAAAATATTATTGATAATGATATTAGTATAAAGGCTAATAGAAAAATAGTAAAAGCTCATAAAGGGTTCACTGAAACTTTTTGCAAAAATCATTCTATCAGTCTTTTCAACTTTTATATGGCTGTACTGGCATTATATATGGCAAGAATGAATAATAAAGATAAAGTTGTCATTGGTACTCCAGTTCTTGGTAGAAAAGGTAAAGAAAAATATTCACTAGGTTATTATGTCAATATGGTTCCTTTAAAAATCAATATAAATATGGAATGGACTTTTATAGAACTATTGAGAGAGGTAAAGCAAGAAATATTTAATGCTCTAAAACATTCTATGTATCCATATATGAAAATCAGAAAATATTATCAAGATAAGTATGGAGTACATCAAAAAATATTTGATGTGGTGTTATCTTACCAGAACGCAAAAAATGATAATAAAGATTATACTACTAGATGGTTTTTCAACAATACGGCAATGGATGGATTGGAAATCCATATAAGCAACAGAGATAGTGAGGAGAAGATTACATATGAGATTGACTATCAAATAAATAAATATACTAATAGCCATATAGAACAAATAGTTTCCCATATGGGTATGATGATTAATGATATATTAAGTGATGACAGCAAAAAGTTAAGAAACATTGATATTTTGACAGAAGATGAAAAGAATGTAATTATAAATAAATTCAATGATACAAAAAAATATTATGATGATAAAAGATTGATACATGAATTATTCATGGAACAAGTAAAGAAAACACCCAATAAGAATGCAGTTATATTTAAAGATGAATCTATGACCTACAAAGTTCTTGATGAAAAATCGAATACTTTGGCAGTTGCTTTACGTAAAAACGGAGTAATGAGAAATCAATTAATTGCAATGATTGCAGATTCATCTATATATATGATTATAGGTATACTTGGGATTCTGAAAGCAGGTGGAGCCTATCTTCCTATAGAAACTAATTATCCCACGGACAGAATAAAAGATATAGTCGGTAATGCTCATGTAAATACTCTAGTGGTATATACGAAAGAAGATGTGCAAGAAATATTATATGATATAGAAAATGTTATTCATATTGCAGATGAAATCAATAAAAATGGTGAAAACACTGAGGATATTCATATAGTCAATGATGTAGATGATTTAGCATATATGTTATATACATCTGGTTCTGCTGGAAAACCAAAAGGAATTATGACTACCCATAAAAATGTTGCAGGTTACATTAATGCTTTTTTATCAGAATTTCATGTAAAAGGTAAAAATGTACTTCAACAGTCATCGTATACTTTTGATGTGTTTACAGAAGAAGTTTTTCCTGCTTTAGTTACAGGTGGTACATTGGTTATAGTTGAAAGAGAGACAGTGAAAAATACCCAGAAGCTGATACAGGTAATTAACGATTATAAAATTCAAGTCATCAGCAGTGTTCCTCCTGTCATAGCTATGATTAATAAGCATATGGAAAACATTAATACTCTTGAACTTATTATTAGCGGTGGAGATGTACTGAAAGATAATCATGTAGACAATATACTGAAAAATGGCATTAGATTATATAATACATATGGACCTACTGAAACTACAGTATGTGCAAGTTATAATGAATGCAGCAAGGGGAATGTTACTTCAATAGGATATCCTATAGCCAATTATGAAGTCTACATCATGGATGATTATGAGAATCTTATGCCTATAGGTTATGAAGGGGAAATCGTAATCGGTGGAGTAGGAGTTACTAAGGGATATATTAATGATGAGATGCTTACTAAAGAAAAATTTGTGAAATCACCCTTCTATAATGAAAGTATGATATATAAATCAGGAGATAGGGGAAGATTTCTTAGTGATGGAAGTATAGAATTCCTTGGTAGACTAGATAGGCAAATCAAAATTTTGGGTAATAGAATTGAACTGGATGAAATAGAAAATATGATTAATGATATACCTGAAATCAATAAGACTAGAGTTGTATTAGAACAAAATGAAGAAAGAAAACAAATGATATGCTATTATACGTCAACAAGTATGAAAGAGGATTCTTTGAAAGGGCTGGTTAAGAAATTACTTCCATCCTATATGATACCTAATCAGATTGTTAGACTAGAATCATTTCCGTTGACAACAAGTGGTAAAATTAATATGCAGAAGTTACGAAAAACCAACAAAACCTGTAGAAAACATATTAGACCATTGACTCCATCAGAAAGAACACTGGCGAGACTATATGAGGAAACTTTACATGTGAAGAAAATAGGAATAACTGATGATTTTTTTGAACTTGGCGGAGATTCCTTAAAAGCGATGGAGTTTATCATAAAAGCTGAAAAAGCAGGGATAAAATTAACCATTAATGAGTTATATAATCATCCAACAATAGAAAAATTGATAGATAGAAAAGATGTAAAGAAACATTTAGCATATGAAGGTATGAAATCAATACCAACTAATAAGATAATTAGAAAAGACAAGGGTGATATATTACTTACAGGTGCTACTGGATGGTTAGGAAGTCATCTGGTGCATGAATTATTGAAAAATACGAAATACCATATATGCTGTATTATACGAGGGAAGAATCCAGAGAAAAGATTGGATAAAATCTATTCCGATTATTTTACTGATATAACAGCAGAAGAGAGAAAAAGGATTAAGGTCATTAGTGGGGATATTACACTCAATAGATTGG from Vallitalea longa includes the following:
- a CDS encoding damage-control phosphatase ARMT1 family protein is translated as MYSHVDCISCIINKANELADKYITDKKEKYKFMNKVLRDIADTEYEKTAPYISAKTNRILHSITGVVDFYKEEKVLYNEKMLAMENDMREMIGKSNDRLVDALRIAMAGNVIDFGALKNISMELIEEIIRKTMDSEVNDDAYDKFINELSKAKTILYLGDNTGEVVCDKILMDEITNKFPDVTIYFATRGEPVLNDVNEEDAYLVGIDKYAKIINNGTDIPGTDLDEVSDEFKDIFYNKADVIISKGQGNFETLSGSGHNIFYLFLCKCDMITRILNIEKLSAMFLYEKDIDKTLL
- a CDS encoding response regulator transcription factor, with the translated sequence MKEKILVIDDEHGLLEVVEAYLLKEGYEVFTVDNGNEALLMYDEINPDFIVLDLMLPDVSGENICKIIREKSDVPILMLTAKNMEEDKINGLALGADDYLTKPFSPRELVMRIKAILRRTNKGKYGYDNTMISFNNKDILINKDEHIVKKSGEILNVTPNEYEILLLFARNPNKVFTRAQIIDAALGYEFIGYDRTIDAHIKNLRKKIEDDIKDPKYILTVYGVGYKFKGKQD
- a CDS encoding YbjQ family protein codes for the protein MILVNTDFISDKKLETLSIVKGSTIQSKHVGKDIMSSFKTIVGGELGAYNKMMNEARALATKRMVEEAESLNADGIVNIRYASSAIMQGAAEVIAYGTAVKFVE
- a CDS encoding sensor histidine kinase; the encoded protein is MISLSKRIMKNSIAISLITVIVIIIMSNIAIKYYFTDYVVEQSKLDDEEIINYVDNSLQNNGTIDNEELAYLKQQAHFKNVEVILMDKDREILLISSMGMGMGKGMGHNNMHKNPYKEDFDYDEHTIMYEDEVVGYLSIGHYKNVINDKVNNDFMYAINILYVISFFIAMLLAIFLSRILARRLTRPIIKINDSTHNISKGNYECVKNIKADTKEIYELAISIEELARQLSEQEQLRKRLSNDISHELRSPLAVLRSQIEALIDGVLEPTEERLARLNDEIVRMTKLINDLNELVTIESEHLQLKIMKINLAEELSTSIDGFIPLMESKGIQLIHESESEIYINGDKDRLKQIFVNLLTNAYKYTNEGGIIKVILTKNEDEAIIRFIDTGIGIKKGDLSYVFQRFYRGDESRSRKTGGAGIGLSIVKELVKAHDGIITVDSEIGKGSIFTIKFKLSQ
- a CDS encoding amino acid adenylation domain-containing protein, which translates into the protein MSICMFALSEEKKAMLDIEKIYKFDSPSIISGEMVFNDSNISTKRLDEAINRVIELNDIIRTGIIDDEKETIQPYVYETIEIIDLTDKTDKESDIMIKNYLQEKLINNKLYSFRIVKYNYNRISVIIKLHHIISDAWTMVLIGRRINFYYNYKDTINVDKGISYKEYVMRKNSYRKSGRYISDRDYWINELSSFNDCTNKLFKGKNIIDNDISIKANRKIVKAHKGFTETFCKNHSISLFNFYMAVLALYMARMNNKDKVVIGTPVLGRKGKEKYSLGYYVNMVPLKININMEWTFIELLREVKQEIFNALKHSMYPYMKIRKYYQDKYGVHQKIFDVVLSYQNAKNDNKDYTTRWFFNNTAMDGLEIHISNRDSEEKITYEIDYQINKYTNSHIEQIVSHMGMMINDILSDDSKKLRNIDILTEDEKNVIINKFNDTKKYYDDKRLIHELFMEQVKKTPNKNAVIFKDESMTYKVLDEKSNTLAVALRKNGVMRNQLIAMIADSSIYMIIGILGILKAGGAYLPIETNYPTDRIKDIVGNAHVNTLVVYTKEDVQEILYDIENVIHIADEINKNGENTEDIHIVNDVDDLAYMLYTSGSAGKPKGIMTTHKNVAGYINAFLSEFHVKGKNVLQQSSYTFDVFTEEVFPALVTGGTLVIVERETVKNTQKLIQVINDYKIQVISSVPPVIAMINKHMENINTLELIISGGDVLKDNHVDNILKNGIRLYNTYGPTETTVCASYNECSKGNVTSIGYPIANYEVYIMDDYENLMPIGYEGEIVIGGVGVTKGYINDEMLTKEKFVKSPFYNESMIYKSGDRGRFLSDGSIEFLGRLDRQIKILGNRIELDEIENMINDIPEINKTRVVLEQNEERKQMICYYTSTSMKEDSLKGLVKKLLPSYMIPNQIVRLESFPLTTSGKINMQKLRKTNKTCRKHIRPLTPSERTLARLYEETLHVKKIGITDDFFELGGDSLKAMEFIIKAEKAGIKLTINELYNHPTIEKLIDRKDVKKHLAYEGMKSIPTNKIIRKDKGDILLTGATGWLGSHLVHELLKNTKYHICCIIRGKNPEKRLDKIYSDYFTDITAEERKRIKVISGDITLNRLGLKNEQYDYIKDRIKIIINAAAYVKYVGKEDTFYDNNVIGTRNIIDVAKDIEAELYHMSTISISGQYLTQENRSKDVFTEKDIYVGQNLRENPYLYSKFLAEKEVIKEIDKGLNASIIRLGNLTQRLSDGKFQNNIEDNGFYGRLKELLMIKKIPRELLNQEIEITPVDECSNAIVAIIMNEPSHTGIYHLYNPNKVKVEAILQILNRRRHKLLPVSLKDIFENNNVNKSNLKHLLSLRSNKKVIDMDSIKVVNHDTISYLQQLGFKWSRIDEDYLIKIIKNTAKIGAYKTNI